Proteins encoded within one genomic window of Columba livia isolate bColLiv1 breed racing homer chromosome 1, bColLiv1.pat.W.v2, whole genome shotgun sequence:
- the NEDD1 gene encoding protein NEDD1: MQESIRFASAGDDVKIWDSSSLTVVEQFSPHAPPHPVSSLCWASNNRYLVTASAAGDKIVVSSCKSKPVPLFEIAEGAKQTCVSLNSSSSYIVSGGLDNTVNIWDLKSRKVYRSIKDHKDEVTCVTYNWNDCYIASGSLSGEIILHSITTNLSSTPFGHGSRQPIRHLKYSSFKKSLLGSVSDSGNVTLWDVNSQNPYHNFENTHKAPASEICFSPVNKLLLVTVGLDKRIILYDTSSKKLLTTIVADFPLTTVDFMPDGTTLAIGCSRGKICQYDLRQLTSPVKTVIAHKGCVKCIRLQFSSTFSKSNLTGSSNKPVSKKAEAKAGSNPGGIQNIGIKNVASQALATVSPHLTLPSENKGGEVLQEKTGFPHSCSLDVIPSKETDHGKSAALNNVDDLGRSSFGDVFSPVRDDVIASKANEDPQGKGDVLDFQSYLLGLDFLPQFTTALPVKRNPVGSTAQGIRSSPLHALVGSPVKEEEGHVETDTRKINLGKQESKEVLKQLSKSSSSSAESVTLSPPPSSTAVKAPDTNERLVKNIQAHPAYDLPVNGTTSTSPKITSPVTAGVASSLSEKIVETIGSSRPNAPLTSIQINFIQNMIQETMDDFREACHRDIVNLQVEMIKQFHMQMNEMHALLERYSVNESLVAEIERLREENKRLRTHF, encoded by the exons ATGCAAGAAAGCATACGTTTTGCTTCAGCAGGAGATGATGTTAAAATATGGGATTCCTCGTCTCTAACTGTGGTGGAGCAGTTCAGCCCACACGCACCCCCACATCCAGTCAGCTCGCTATGTTGGGCCAGCAATA ATAGATACCTGGTCACTGCTTCTGCTGCCGGTGATAAAATAGTTGTTTCAAGCTGTAAAAGCAAACCTGTTCCACTCTTTGAAATTGCTGAAGGG GCAAAACAGACATGTGTGAGCTTGAATTCTAGTTCTTCATATATTGTGAGTGGAGGCCTTGATAACACAGTTAATATCTGGGATCTGAAATCCAGAAAGGTTTACCGTAGCATTAAG GATCATAAAGATGAAGTCACCTGTGTTACATATAATTGGAATGATTGCTACATTGCTTCTGGATCTTTGAGTGGTGAAATTATCCTGCACAGCATTACTACCAATTTATCAAGTACTCCCTTTGGTCACGGCAGCCGTCAG CCTATTCGACACTTGAAATATTCATCCTTTAAGAAATCCTTGCTGGGCAGTGTTTCCGACAGTGGCAATGTAACTCTGTGGGATGTAAATAGCCAGAACCCGTATCACAATTTTGAAAACACTCATAAAGCACCAGCTTCGGaaatctgcttttctccagtcaATAAGCTGCTGCTTGTAACTGTAGGTTTGGATAAAAGAATTATTCTCTATGACACTTCAAGTAAAAA ATTACTGACAACAATAGTAGCTGATTTTCCTCTGACAACAGTAGACTTCATGCCTGATGGTACTACTTTGGCTATAGGATGTTCCCGGGGAAAAATCTGCCAGTATGACTTAAGACAATTGACATCACCAGTGAAAACAGTTATTGCTCACAAAGGCTGTGTGAAATGCATACGTCTTCAGTTCAGTAGCACTTTTTCCAAG tctaaCCTTACAGGTTCTTCAAATAAACCTGTATCCAaaaaagcagaagccaaagCTGGTAGTAATCCTGGAGGAATTCAAAATATTGGCATAAAAAATGTTGCCTCTCAAGCACTAGCAACAGTTTCACCTCATCTGACATTGCCAAGTGAGAATAAGGGAGGAGAGGTTCTTCAAGAGAAAACAG GCTTTCCTCATAGTTGCAGCTTGGATGTGATTCCATCTAAAGAAACAGATCATGGGAAAAGTGCTGCTTTAAATAACGTTGATGATTTGGGTCGGAGTAGTTTTGGAGATGTGTTTTCTCCAGTCAGAGACG ATGTTATTGCAAGTAAAGCGAATGAAGATCCTCAAGGAAAAGGAGATG TTCTAGATTTTCAGTCCTACCTTCTGGGTTTGGATTTTCTCCCGCAGTTCACCACTGCCTTACCAGTAAAAAGAAACCCCGTGGGCAGTACTGCACAGGGAATACGGTCCAGCCCATTACACGCACTTGTGGGGTCTCCAGTTAAAGAAGAGGAAGGACATGTAGAGACTGACACTAGGAAAATAAATCTTGGAAAGCAAGAATCTAAAGAAGTCTTAAAGCAG cTTTCAAAATCAAGCTCATCAAGTGCAGAATCTGTTACTTTAAGTCCTCCACCATCATCCACTGCTGTAAAGGCTCCTGATACAAATGAGAGACTAGTGAAGAATATTCAGGCCCATCCTGCATATGATCTACCAGTAAATGGTACTACCTCAACAA GTCCAAAGATAACGTCACCTGTCACTGCTGGAGTTGCAAGTTCACTGTCAGAAAAAATAGTAGAAACCATTGGGAGCAGCAGACCAAATGCACCTCTGACATCAATCCAAATAAACTTCATTCAGAATATGATACAAGAAACAATGGATGACTTCAG AGAAGCGTGTCATCGAGATATTGTGAATTTGCAAGTGGAGATGATCAAGCAGTTCCATATGCAGATG aaTGAAATGCATGCTTTACTTGAAAGATATTCTGTAAATGAAAGCTTAGTAGCTGAAATAGAGAGACTAcgagaggaaaacaaaagactgAGGACTCACTTCTGA